The Bradysia coprophila strain Holo2 unplaced genomic scaffold, BU_Bcop_v1 contig_151, whole genome shotgun sequence genome contains a region encoding:
- the LOC119074287 gene encoding E3 ubiquitin-protein ligase RNF13 isoform X1 — protein sequence MELLYVATYVAILCIGSVSSDILVYTELSNQLIEEFRDLPAKFGRQLPSNGLKVHGIAGNPANGCSILEPPPKSPDMEDFKWAVLIARYNCTFEEKVRNAQLSGYDVAIVYNLDSNELEQMSAKSDDGITIPSVFVGETTGKILMINYQYQDGFVLLINDELPFNINTHLILPFSIVVGLCFIIMIGFMIVKCIREQRRLRRHRLPRSVLKTIPTIKFNKGHPYEVCVICLDEYIEGDKLRVLPCQHAYHCKCIDQWLTKNRRFCPICKRKVLPRRQPRQRRSSDSTSDSEPDATDSTPLINPVEHGNSHGTFNQSNNEEGVSSHAGRVNPFDRTPNLPPNLLSQDDNTTLWSRVRMFRWPRIFTRNSNEDIESQIDDVDSVAVAIPSQTSSSNNILNSNLSGSFRDSDDEQLMERNIYEPGQQTAEHSQVHQSIAEPSPPSTSTQQRLGVAAIPNTEFCPTTPLSSRSNRRDNNDFAV from the exons ATGGAACTACTTTACGTGGCAACTTATGTAGCGATACTATGCATCGGAAGTGTTAGCAGTGACATACTTGTTTATACAGAATTATCCAATCAG TTGATAGAAGAATTTCGTGACCTGCCCGCAAAGTTTGGCCGACAGCTGCCATCGAACGGTTTGAAAGTACATGGAATTGCCGGGAATCCAGCTAATGGCTGTTCCATTCTTGAACCGCCTCCGAAATCACCGGACATGGAAGACTTCAAATGGGCAGTTTTGATTGCGAG GTACAATTGCACATTCGAGGAAAAAGTACGAAATGCACAATTGTCTGGCTATGATGTAGCAATCGTATATAACTTGGACAGCAATGAGCTGG AACAAATGTCTGCCAAAAGTGATGACGGCATAACGATACCATCAGTTTTTGTTGGTGAAACAACCGGAAAGATTCTAATGATCAACTATCAATACCAAGACGGTTTCGTGTTGCTCATAAACGACGAACTGCCGTTCAACATAAACACCCATCTCATTCTTCCGTTTTCGATTGTGGTGGGACTGTGCTTCATCATAATGATCGGATTTATGATTGTCAAATGCATTCGGGAGCAACGTCGTTTAAGGCGCCATCGTCTGCCGCGAAGTGTTCTGAAAACCATACcgacaattaaatttaacaagGGCCATCCGTACGAGGTGTGCGTCATCTGTCTGGACGAGTATATTGAAGGTGACAAGCTAAGGGTATTACCGTGCCAACACGCCTATCACTGTAAGTGCATTGACCAGTGGCTAACGAAAAATCGACGATTCTGTCCCATTTGTAAGCGGAAGGTTTTGCCGAGACGTCAGCCTCGGCAGAGACGCTCGTCGGACAGTACGTCGGATTCGGAACCCGATGCAACCGATTCAACCCCTTTGATTAATCCGGTGGAGCATGGGAATAGTCATGGAACGTTTAACCAATCGAATAATGAAG AAGGTGTATCAAGTCATGCCGGTCGTGTGAATCCATTTGACAGAACGCCAAACCTTCCACCAAATCTTTTGAGTCAAGATGACAATACAACATTATGGTCACGAGTCAG AATGTTCCGCTGGCCGCGTATATTTACTCGAAATTCGAACGAAGACATCGAATCCCAAATCGATGACGTGGATTCCGTAGCTGTTGCCATACCTAGTCAAACGTCGTCCAGTAACAACATTTTAAACTCAAATTTAAGCGGCTCGTTTCGTGATAGTGACGACGAACAGCTGATGGAACGAAATATATACGAACCCGGTCAACAAACGGCCGAACACAGTCAAGTGCACCAATCAATCGCCGAACCGTCACCGCCGTCGACCAGCACGCAACAGAGACTTGGTGTTGCAGCCATACCGAACACCGAATTCTGTCCGACAACACCGTTATCATCACGATCGAATCGACGTGATAATAATGATTTTGCTGTTTGA
- the LOC119074287 gene encoding E3 ubiquitin-protein ligase RNF13 isoform X2 has protein sequence MELLYVATYVAILCIGSVSSDILVYTELSNQLIEEFRDLPAKFGRQLPSNGLKVHGIAGNPANGCSILEPPPKSPDMEDFKWAVLIARYNCTFEEKVRNAQLSGYDVAIVYNLDSNELEQMSAKSDDGITIPSVFVGETTGKILMINYQYQDGFVLLINDELPFNINTHLILPFSIVVGLCFIIMIGFMIVKCIREQRRLRRHRLPRSVLKTIPTIKFNKGHPYEVCVICLDEYIEGDKLRVLPCQHAYHCKCIDQWLTKNRRFCPICKRKVLPRRQPRQRRSSDSTSDSEPDATDSTPLINPVEHGNSHGTFNQSNNEGVSSHAGRVNPFDRTPNLPPNLLSQDDNTTLWSRVRMFRWPRIFTRNSNEDIESQIDDVDSVAVAIPSQTSSSNNILNSNLSGSFRDSDDEQLMERNIYEPGQQTAEHSQVHQSIAEPSPPSTSTQQRLGVAAIPNTEFCPTTPLSSRSNRRDNNDFAV, from the exons ATGGAACTACTTTACGTGGCAACTTATGTAGCGATACTATGCATCGGAAGTGTTAGCAGTGACATACTTGTTTATACAGAATTATCCAATCAG TTGATAGAAGAATTTCGTGACCTGCCCGCAAAGTTTGGCCGACAGCTGCCATCGAACGGTTTGAAAGTACATGGAATTGCCGGGAATCCAGCTAATGGCTGTTCCATTCTTGAACCGCCTCCGAAATCACCGGACATGGAAGACTTCAAATGGGCAGTTTTGATTGCGAG GTACAATTGCACATTCGAGGAAAAAGTACGAAATGCACAATTGTCTGGCTATGATGTAGCAATCGTATATAACTTGGACAGCAATGAGCTGG AACAAATGTCTGCCAAAAGTGATGACGGCATAACGATACCATCAGTTTTTGTTGGTGAAACAACCGGAAAGATTCTAATGATCAACTATCAATACCAAGACGGTTTCGTGTTGCTCATAAACGACGAACTGCCGTTCAACATAAACACCCATCTCATTCTTCCGTTTTCGATTGTGGTGGGACTGTGCTTCATCATAATGATCGGATTTATGATTGTCAAATGCATTCGGGAGCAACGTCGTTTAAGGCGCCATCGTCTGCCGCGAAGTGTTCTGAAAACCATACcgacaattaaatttaacaagGGCCATCCGTACGAGGTGTGCGTCATCTGTCTGGACGAGTATATTGAAGGTGACAAGCTAAGGGTATTACCGTGCCAACACGCCTATCACTGTAAGTGCATTGACCAGTGGCTAACGAAAAATCGACGATTCTGTCCCATTTGTAAGCGGAAGGTTTTGCCGAGACGTCAGCCTCGGCAGAGACGCTCGTCGGACAGTACGTCGGATTCGGAACCCGATGCAACCGATTCAACCCCTTTGATTAATCCGGTGGAGCATGGGAATAGTCATGGAACGTTTAACCAATCGAATAATGAAG GTGTATCAAGTCATGCCGGTCGTGTGAATCCATTTGACAGAACGCCAAACCTTCCACCAAATCTTTTGAGTCAAGATGACAATACAACATTATGGTCACGAGTCAG AATGTTCCGCTGGCCGCGTATATTTACTCGAAATTCGAACGAAGACATCGAATCCCAAATCGATGACGTGGATTCCGTAGCTGTTGCCATACCTAGTCAAACGTCGTCCAGTAACAACATTTTAAACTCAAATTTAAGCGGCTCGTTTCGTGATAGTGACGACGAACAGCTGATGGAACGAAATATATACGAACCCGGTCAACAAACGGCCGAACACAGTCAAGTGCACCAATCAATCGCCGAACCGTCACCGCCGTCGACCAGCACGCAACAGAGACTTGGTGTTGCAGCCATACCGAACACCGAATTCTGTCCGACAACACCGTTATCATCACGATCGAATCGACGTGATAATAATGATTTTGCTGTTTGA